A single region of the Massilia sp. erpn genome encodes:
- a CDS encoding bifunctional 2-keto-4-hydroxyglutarate aldolase/2-keto-3-deoxy-6-phosphogluconate aldolase yields the protein MMKLEVLQAIREAGMVAIVRADSAQEALLQAEACIEGGVRALEVAFTTPGALDVIKALCERHAGRVLIGAGTVLDTETARLAILAGAQFMIAPNVNVDVIRLCNRYQIVSMPGALTPTEVVQAAEAGADIVKVFPADAVGPHYVAALRAPLPHIALMPTGGVTLENLGTWFKYGAVAVGIGGSMTGPAKKGNYAEVTANAAAFVARLAAIRKEAAGA from the coding sequence ATGATGAAGCTCGAAGTCCTGCAGGCCATCCGCGAAGCGGGCATGGTCGCCATCGTGCGCGCCGACTCGGCGCAGGAAGCCTTGCTGCAGGCCGAAGCCTGCATCGAAGGCGGCGTGCGCGCGCTGGAAGTGGCCTTCACCACGCCCGGTGCGCTGGACGTGATCAAGGCCCTGTGCGAACGCCACGCGGGCCGCGTGCTGATTGGCGCTGGCACGGTGCTGGATACGGAAACGGCGCGCCTGGCGATTCTGGCCGGGGCGCAGTTCATGATTGCGCCGAATGTGAATGTGGACGTGATCCGCCTGTGCAACCGCTATCAGATCGTGTCCATGCCGGGCGCGCTGACGCCGACCGAGGTGGTGCAGGCGGCGGAGGCGGGCGCCGACATCGTCAAGGTCTTCCCGGCCGATGCGGTCGGCCCGCATTACGTGGCGGCCCTGCGCGCGCCGCTGCCGCATATCGCCCTGATGCCGACCGGCGGCGTGACGCTGGAAAACCTGGGCACATGGTTCAAGTATGGCGCTGTCGCCGTCGGCATCGGCGGCAGCATGACGGGGCCGGCGAAGAAAGGCAATTACGCCGAAGTCACGGCCAACGCCGCCGCCTTCGTGGCGCGCCTGGCGGCCATCCGCAAGGAAGCCGCCGGCGCATAG
- a CDS encoding 2-dehydro-3-deoxygalactonokinase: MKILTIDTGTTNTRITLWRDGKAVSVAATQVGVRDTAITGSRSKLDEAVRDTIAAALEKGRATPDEVDLVLASGMITSNVGLHEIPHVLAPAGIADLAQGMECELLPHIFSKPIWFVPGVRNDVENIGLHNCEEMDMMRGEEVEVMGLIERLSLRGPAMLIMPGSHSKFVCIDGNNKITGCVTTLSGELLHIITHNTILADSLDRDFATEINPEMLLAGAELAKRIGLGRACFNVRTLDQFTIYQRNDRANFLLGAVLGADLLTLKNSNAIRMRPGIDVIIAGKPILKQALALLVQNDDYFSGEVTVVPDDLQPQLAGLGAIAVARARKLVTP; encoded by the coding sequence CCCGCATCACGCTTTGGCGCGATGGCAAGGCGGTCAGTGTGGCCGCCACCCAGGTGGGGGTGCGCGACACCGCCATCACCGGCAGCCGTAGCAAGCTCGATGAAGCGGTGCGCGATACGATCGCCGCCGCGCTGGAAAAAGGCCGGGCCACGCCGGACGAGGTGGACCTGGTGCTCGCTTCGGGCATGATCACCTCGAATGTCGGCCTGCACGAGATTCCGCATGTGCTGGCGCCCGCCGGCATCGCCGATCTGGCGCAGGGCATGGAGTGCGAGCTGCTGCCGCATATTTTCAGCAAGCCTATCTGGTTTGTTCCCGGTGTGCGCAATGATGTGGAGAATATCGGGCTGCACAACTGCGAAGAGATGGACATGATGCGCGGCGAAGAGGTCGAGGTCATGGGCCTGATCGAGCGCTTGTCGCTGCGCGGCCCGGCCATGTTGATCATGCCGGGATCGCATTCGAAGTTCGTCTGCATCGATGGCAATAACAAGATCACCGGCTGCGTCACCACCTTGTCCGGCGAACTGCTGCACATCATCACCCACAATACGATCCTGGCCGATTCGCTGGACCGCGATTTCGCCACCGAGATCAACCCCGAGATGCTGCTGGCCGGCGCGGAGCTGGCCAAGCGCATCGGCCTGGGGCGTGCCTGCTTCAATGTGCGCACCCTGGACCAGTTCACCATCTACCAGCGCAACGACCGCGCCAATTTCCTGCTGGGCGCCGTGCTGGGCGCGGACCTGCTGACGCTGAAGAACAGCAATGCCATCCGCATGCGGCCCGGCATCGACGTCATCATCGCCGGCAAGCCGATTCTGAAGCAGGCCTTGGCCCTGCTGGTACAGAACGACGATTACTTCTCCGGCGAAGTCACGGTCGTGCCGGACGACTTGCAGCCGCAGCTCGCGGGCCTGGGTGCGATTGCCGTCGCCCGCGCCAGAAAGCTGGTGACGCCATGA